Genomic window (Equus asinus isolate D_3611 breed Donkey chromosome 13, EquAss-T2T_v2, whole genome shotgun sequence):
GGACTGGGGAAACAGTGGAACTCACAGTCTGGTCCCCTTCCTAGCTGTGCAGCCCTGGGCGAGCCAATCTCCTGCTCTGAGCTGTAAAGCTCTTAGGGTGGTATTTGGGATTAAGATGCACAAGGGTCCATGAGTCTTTGGAAGTTGGAACTCACCCTGCAGGTGGCAGGGACTGCTGTGGCTGCCGGCTTGACTAGTCAGGTCCAAATTCTAACCAGGAAGCACCAGTCTTGTGCAGGGGCCTCGTCTGTCTAACTCACATTCTGTGACATGCCAGGACCCTGCAGGTCAGGGACCCAAGCGTTCTCTGCAAGGGGAGCGTGTGGGTGCAGAGTGccaagctgggggagggggaaatgggatgGAGCAGTGGGGTCCGGTGAGGCTTGGGAGAGTATCTGTGGAAGGCGGGAGGCTCGCAGCAGGTGAGGGGACTCTAGGAACCCCCATTGGTCTACGTTGTGCCAGCAAGGGGAAACTGCCTCCCCCATTCGCCCTAAGTGCCTGCCCACATGCCCACCCCAGTGAGCTGGGGGCCCCTGGCTGCCAAGGGAACCGTGCTGAGAACACAAAGCACCAGGAGCAAGGAGGCCCTGCCCGGAAAAACAACATCCTGGCTGCTGGGCCAAAGCAGGGCTCTGTGGGAGGGGCTATTTTTAGCTGGTGAGGCAGCCGGGGCAGGACTTGTATGGCCTTGCTGTCTGCCTGCATAACTCACCCATTGTCCTGCCTAACTTGGGCTGATGCTGAGAGGCCTCTGTCTGCCCCTGCCCTCTGGACAGGGGCCTCAGAGAACCCAGGAGGAGTGGGCTGGCCTGGAAACACATCACCTTGGAGCCTCAGGGAGCAAGGGCTCCCCTTGAAAACCAAACTCAGGCATCCCAGGCCAGGATGGGGTTCCGGGGGCAGCAGGGCATACTGGGCCTTCCTGGGAGAGAAGCAGAAGCTCTGTTAGGGTGCAGGGCCAGGGGCTCCCCAGCATGGAGGCTGAGCACTGTTCCACTTGCACAGCTGGGTATGGAGATGTGAGGCAGATTCCAGAGGAGGACATAGGTCCCTTTATTGTAGATGTTCTGGGCTCAGGCCACACCCTGGCGTCTCAGCCACATCCCTCAAGAGCTGAGAAGGGATACGTATGTGAAAGAAGCGCTAGGTCTCAAATTCTCCTGCCCACGCCCAGGAGTTGTGCCCTGCTCTTGGGGCTGTGGTGTCTGCATTTAATCCTGGGCACAAGCACCATAAGGCAGGTCCAGAACTCGGCTGTGGCACCGAGGATGAAAATAGCTGATGGGAACTAGGCCATCCACAGCAAACACTCGGGCAGCCAGAAGGACTGTGGGGCTGGACCCCTGCAGAGGAAGCCACCTCTGGCTGCCCCGCCCAGAACCAGGGAGTAGGGGTGCCTCAAAGGGCAGCACCCCACTGCAGCCCTCTCCTCCTGGGCCAGGGCTCTCCCTCCCAACAGGAATCCTGGGACTGGCGGCTCCGTTTCCTTCTCCTGCCTTTCAAGACCAACTCTTGAAAGAAGAGAAGTACTGGGAATTCTTGGTGGGTGGACAGGAGACCAAAGGAAGGAGAGTTGAAATTCattgaacaaatgtttattgagcactgactatgtgccaggcactgtcccaggAACCTAGAAAAGGAGGGGTTGGGGCAGCCTGGCTCTGTCCCAGCTGTGGCTCTTTCTCCCTAAGACAAGGCCTGCAGGGGGACAGGGTTGGAGGGGCGCTTGAAGGGGCCTAGGGAGCCTCGTCCGAGAGGTGGAAGGCCAAGTGTATGGAAGGTGGAGGCCTCGAGAGACGAGAAAGCTGGGGATTTGTGAGACTCCAAGGCTGCGGTCTTCCCTGGGGCAAGACAGGGGGTGCAGAGGAGCAAGCTTCCCAGGAGCCGAGACAGCCGCAGGGCGCCCCACGCCCTCCTGCATCACCTCCTCTTCAGCACGGAGATGCAGGACTTCTTGAGGGGCCCAATCTGCAGGTGGGCGTCCACACTTTCCAGGAAGAAGGCAGGCTTGAGCCTGCGCGTGAAGAGCCCCGCAAAGTGGCTGTCCAGGCGGCTCTGGAAGGGGTCAATGGGGGAGGCCGGGGTGCCACTCCGGCGGGCCCGGGAGGCCTTCAGCCTCCGCAGAAGGCTCATCTTGCCGTCCCGCACGGCATAGAAGGCCAGGGCTCGGTCGGCGTATTCCAGGCAGATCCCGACCGTGGGCGagaaggggtggggcaggggcgtCTCCAGCCCGTGGAACCAGACAGAGAAACTGCGTCCATTCCACTGCAGGCAGCAGGAGTGGGCATTGCGGCCCAGCCGGCCCCGGTCGTAGGGCTCTTGTGGGGAGAAGTCTTCGGCCATGACCCCCACGCTGACCCATCCCTCGATGATCTCCACTTCCCAGTAGTATGTACCCCGGTCCAGGGCGCCCTCGCCCAGCACCTGCTCGCAGTGGGTGAAGCGGGTGGGCGACTCGGGGTAGTTGATGGGACACAGCACCCTCTTTACACCTTTGGTCCCAAACAGCTGCAGGAACTTGTCTGCCGTGTCGCTGTCCAGGTCCACGATGTAGGCAACTGCTCCCACAAACGGGAGAGAGACGcagggctcagggccaggctcaggTGGGACAGCCCCTCCTCTTAGGTGCTCACCTCCCCAAACACAGCCTCCCCCCTCCTCTGCAACCAGCACGACTCAGCCCCGCTGGAGAGCACCCTGTGAGCCGAGCTAGTTCACCCCACAAACGAGGGAGCGGAATATAAGCCCTGGGTGCAAGGGCCCCGCCCAGCAGCCTTGGGAGGGCCCAGTGGAGCAGAGGGGAGAGCCCAAGTGTCTACTTACACTTGAGGAAGTAGTCCCGGGGAGCCTCACTCTCCAGGGGGTCGGTGCTGTCAGGGTCCTGGGACCCTGCGTCTGCAgcagaagaggaggcagaggggaggggactcCCTAGCGGCCTATGGCTGGCCTGCTGTTCCGGGTACCCCCCCCAAACCTGTGACCCCAGTTCCTTTTCCCCCACCTTCCTCTCAGCATCCCAAGCCATCTGGAGACAGGCACACGCCCAAATATGCCACCCTGTGCTCACATGCATGCCTGGTCCTTGGGTTCTGCCCCCTGCTCACTTAGCCCCTGGGCCTCAGCCCCTCTGAAGCCAGAGGGTGGGCTGGGAGAAGCCCCCCTGTCCCCTAGGCTGTGCCAAAGGGGCTGACTGGTCATTAGAGGGTGGTGGCTCTGGTCCCTGGCAGGATTTGGGTCCCACCCTGCACCAGGCACACAGTTTCCACCCTCTACTCCTGAATGGGCACCAGGCCTGGGGGCCTCTGCGGGGAGACTGGGGAAGGGTGAGTCACTTGGGGGGGCACCCACCTTCCGCGCCCAGCTTCTGCAGTCCGTCCTCGTCACTGCCCAGCCCCCGCAGCTGCTCCCACTGGCTGCTGCAGGCCGCAGTCAGCATGTCCCTCACTGCCCGCACAGCTTGGGATGACTTGGTGAAGCTGAGCTCCTTTGGGGGACCAGGCCCAGGGCCGCACCCTTCCTCCAGGGCCAGCCTGAGCGCCAGGAGCTCCTGTGCCAGATAAATGCCTATTAAGGCCCTGCTGGCCACAGTTCCTCCAGGCTGGGGTGAGACAGCTCTGCCAGGAGGCCGGCACAGCCCCGAAGGCCAGGCACTCactgccttctcttccctccgCCGCCTGCCTACTCCGTGTCTGTGCCCTCTCCAGCCCGAAGAGCTGCCCTCACCTGCAGGAAGCTGACCGAGTCGGCTTCAGGGACCTGACTGAGCTTGTGGCGGGCCTGGCTTAGCCTGCTGCGCTGTTCCTCCTGCCGCCGAAGTTCGCCCTGGGAACGGCCCAGCATGGTGGCCTCCCCCTCCTCGATGAAGCCCAGCACCTCTGTCTGGAACCCTTGCAAGGTGGCTGCAGCCTCAGCAAACAGCCGGCTCACCCTCTCCCGCTCTGCCGCGGCTGCGCTCTGCACGGGATGACAGTGGGGCAGTGATGAGGGCAAAGAACGGCACTGCTTTGGCTCCATCTTCCTAGACCCCACCTTCCCACCCTGCCCTCTTGGGGGGACAGTGGGACCAGTCTGAGCTGCCTCGGATCTGTACCAGGCCAAGGAGATGCTCCTGCACAGTGGGGACAGACAAGGCCCTGAGCACAGGCTTCTTTGGTGTGCACTGTACCACGCTGAAAGCTCACAGTCAGGAGCCTGCTGCAGGAGTCGGCAGGGACTGGGGTTAGGGTGGGGTCTGACCTTGATGAGGGCCACCGTGCGCCGAGACTGTGCAATGCCAGCGCCCAGCTCGTCCATGCGGTCCTCCACAGCGCTCAGGACTTTGGGCTGCTCCGCCTGTGAAGGACACCCTTCATGAGTACGGGGTCTGGAGAGGACACAGCCTTACACTGGAGTCCCGGGCCTCACCAAGGGGGAGGAAAGGAGTAACTCCAGAGTGGTATCTGTGCATAGCTGAGACTGGGAGTGGCCGTGATGTCCCACAATACGAGGTCTCTCAATCCCAGGTTGGTGGCATTCCCAAATGCCTAGGGAGAGTGCAGGCTGGTTGACCCTGGCTTGTCTGCCTTCCCTCTCTGACCAGTAGGCAAGTACAAGGCATCCATGGCCCTCAATGTTGCTCACATTCATTTGAGAACTTCCTTCagtggagaagaggcagagacccagagtatgggtgtgtgtgtgggggggggggtgctgcaCAAGAGGGCATTCAGCTGTCCTGGGGATGTCTGTCCCCAAAGAGTCTGTATTCCCAATCCAAGCCTGAAAAAAGGGAATTCCAGGCAAATCCCCTGGGTGTTATGAATCACCGCTCCAGGCAGGAGAGACGGAAAATCCCAAGGCCAGAGGCGCCAAGACCAGGCTAGGGGCCAAAGGAAACTGGGGGCGGAGGTAGCGGGACTGACTGCGCGCACATGCTCCCACCACAGGCCCCCGGAACAGCTGGACAGAGCGCTCTGTGTGCTCGGTCCACCCTCTGCGGCACTCCTGTCGCCTGCCACACCCATCCAAACCCTCTGCCTCAGCCTAGGGCAGGTCTGAGCTGAGCCCCCGCATGACCCCTGCCGGGCGCATCAGCTGCGCTGCCGGAATCAGCCGCCTGGGACCCCGCGGGCCTAACCTAGCTCCCCGCTGCCTTTGACCCCCATCGGCCCCGCCTCAGCTTCAGGCCCCTGCCTGCCCTTTGCGTCCTTTACGCGTTCTCTCACTGGGTCCCTGCAGCCCCCCATTCCCATCTCGTGCGGAATGTCCCACAGCGAACGGATGATCTTGTCAGGGCTGGAAGGCACAGCAAAGATCCTCAGGTTAGAGGAGGAAATGAAGCCCCAACCCGggaaggatgggggtgggaggggcgcTCCACGGCCCTCGGCCGGCTCGCGCGACCCCGACCCGTCACCCGCCCTGGCTCGCCGGCGGTGCCCGCGCCCCACCTCCTGGAGCGCGCGCTCCTGCTCCAGCGGCACGAGCTCGTGGCCCCGGTGCTCCTGGGCGGCGCAGGCCTCGCACAGGCATACGCGCTCCACGCGGCAGTAGCGCTCCAGCGGCCGCAGGTGGCGCGGGCACAGGCTCTCCTCCAGCCGGCGCAGCGGCGGTACCAGGCGGTGTCCGCGCAGCGCGGGGCTGCGCTCGTGCGGGCCCAGGTGCGCGGGGCAGAAGGAGGCGaggcaggagaggcaggagagCGCGGCGGGGAGGGCGGCGCCCTCGGGGCACGCGTCGCAGCGCACCGGCTCTTCGCCCGTCGGCCACGGCTCGGGCGCGCAGGGAGCCGACGGCTCCGGGGTGCTGGGCGGGGCGCTGGGCGCCGCGGGCTCGGGGGCCGGGGCCCGCGCCGGGCCGGGGCCCCCGCCCTGGCGGAGCTGCAGCAGCTCGGACAGCGTGTGGTTCTTGCGGAGCTGCAGGCCGTCGGGGAAGGGCTCCTGGCACAGCGGGCAGCGGGCCGCGCCTCCGGGCCCGCCGGCGCCACCCGCGCCGCGGTGCGGCCAGAGCGCGCCCAGGCAGGTGAGACAGAAGTTGTGGCCGCAGGGCAGCGTCACCGGCTCCCGGAGTGGCTCCAGGCAGATGGGGCAGCTGAAGGGCCCGCTGCCGTCCATGGCTCCGCGGCCGCCGGGGCACCGCCTGTTCTGCCGCCGCCTGGGAGGGACCCGGGCCGTTCGCGCCGCTGCGCCGCCCCCTGGGACGGAGGCCAAGAGTCCGGCCCCCTTCTGTCCCGGGCTGGGACCGCCCCCCAGCGCCACAGGCCGGCCCGCCTGTCCCCGAACACCCGGCCCCAGCCCGGACAGCGCGGGGCGGCCTCCGGGCCCCGCCTGACCCCGGGGGGCTCCTAGGCCATGGCCCCCCTGCGCGCGGCGGCCCGCGCGGTCTGAGGGGAGGGCGCCGCCCAAAGGGCTGTGAGAGAGAGGGCAGACGGCAGAGAGTGCGGGGGCCACACTGGAAGGAAGCCGGGAAGGGGTTCACCAGTCCATGACCCGCCCcccatcctccccctccccatggCCAGGCAAGCTCACTGTCACCCAGCCCCTTTGCGCTCCAGACCCCTCTGTGGCACGATTAGCAAAGTTCCGGGTCGGGCCGCTGACTGCAGAGAAAAATAACTGCTGATGTGCGCGTGTTTTTGCCCCTTAGCGACTCTGTTTACCCACGGCCGGGAAGTTGGGCTTCTCTAACCCTGAAATGGGAAGTTGATGTCATCCTCCAAGTCCTTGAGGGGTTCAGGTCTGGTCCACCGACACTCCTGGGCACGAGTGGTGCGGGAGGTCTTCCCCGGGTGGAGGCACTTGTTAAGACATCTAATTATGCACTTAAAATGATGCATTGTATTCTACACAAGTTATAGCTCGATAATGTTCTGCTTAAAACAATAGAACAGCAACCAAATAACAAAGGCAGCCTTgcattataacccaaagtataaaatagtCATCCCTGAGTCCGTGCTGATATGAATAAATGACcagataaatgaataagtgagGGAGAATAGACAGATTTCGTGttcagaagaattccaaataatttctgTATCTGCTGCACGGTGGAGCATAACTTCCCACTCCTTCATTGTGGGTTGTGCATAGTAGCTTTCTTCCAAAGGGAGCAAAAGAgtcactttacagtggagaaacctgacaaacacaatctcagccaggtgatcaaggtcaacgtcCATAGGGATAAGTCTTGTTGACAGTAAGCACCCTTGATACGATGTGGTTCTCCTCCCCAAAAACTCATAACGCCAGTCGAATCCTGAATAAcgcatcagacaaatcccaattgaggAACAGTCTACGAAATACCTGACTGGTACCCCGGACACTGTGGAGGCCATCAAAAAGAAGGGAAGCCTGAGagactgtcacagccaagagaagcctaaggagacAAGACAACGAAATGTAATGTGGATCCTGGACGggctcccaaaaaagaaaaaggacattagggaaaaaGTAAGGACTCTGAATAAATTATGGGATATAGTTAATAGGAATGTATCAGTACTGGCTccttaattgtgacaaatgtgtcatgtaagatgttaacaaaaGGGGAAATTGGGGGtaaggtatatgggaactctgaaTTATCTtggcaacttttctgtaaatttatgtGTTCTAAAATTGaaagttcctttaaaaaatatagaggggcctggccccatggccaagtggttgagttcgcgcgctctgcttcagtggcccagggcacGGATtggcaccgctggtcaagccatggtgaggcggcatcccacatgccacaactagaaggacccacaactaaaaatatacaactatgtactgaggggatttgggagaaaaaggaaaaacaaaatcttagaaaaaaaaatatatagaataattGGGGCAATTCTTCCTACCCTCAGGCCCACAGACCTCCTGCTGGTGAGAGCCCAAAGCCAGAGGAATAAAGAGGTGAGGAGGGGGCTGTCCATCTATAGGTGGGGCTTAACCTTTCTTGTGTGCCAGGGCTCCTCTCCAAGCCTGGTGCAGCCTACAGACCCTTTTTCAAAGTAATGCttttaaatgtacaaaataaaatgcatagaaTTCCATAGAACCCAGTTACATTGAAATACAGgcacaaaatattaagaaaacaaatttgtgataaatttttctttaacacaATAAATAACAAGATCTGACGGAGGCCTAATAATTACTGTATTTTTGAAATAGTGATGAACATAAATGATGTTTCAAATTCTCTGTCACCACTGTAATGTGCTATGAAAATATCTAATTTCTTAAAACCgcacatatacggacagctaatcttcgacaaaggtgccaagaacatacaatggagaaaagtcagtctcttcaataaatggtgctgggaaaactggacagccacatgcaaaagaatgaaagtagaccgttatctcatgccatacacaaaaataaactcaaaatggatcaaagacttgaagataagtcctgaaaccataaaactcctggaagataatataggtagtacactctttgacatcaaacttaaaaggatttttcaaagaccatgccttctcagaccagggaaacaaaagaaaaataaacaagtgggagttcatcagactaaagagcttctgcaagacgaaagaaactaagatcaaaacaaaaaaacaacccaccaattgggagaaaatatttgaaaatcatgtatccgataaggggttaatctccataatatataaggaactcccataactgaacaacaaaaaaccaaacagcccaatcaaataatgggcagaggatatgaacagacatttttccaaagaagatatacagatggccaataaacagatgaaaagatgttcaacatcactaatcgtcagggaaatgcaaatcaaaactacgctaagataccaccttatgcgtgttaaaatggctatatgcactaagactgaaaataacaaatgctggagagggtgtAGAAAGGGCACCCTCATCCACTgcgggtgggagtgcaaactggtgcagccactacggaaaacagtatgcagatgcctcaaaaaactaaaaatagaactaccatatgacccagctatcccgctactgggtatctacccaaacaacttgaaatcaacaatccaaagtaacaaatgcacccctatgttcattgtagcactattcacaatagccaagacatggaaacaacccaagtgcccaccgactgatgattggatgaagaagaggtggtatattatacacacacacacacacacacacacacacacacacacacacacagtggaatactactcagccataaaaaagacgaaatcatcccatttgcaacaacatggatggacctggagggaattatgctaagtgaaataagccagactgagaaagacaaacaccaaatgatttcactcatatgtggaatatgatcaaacacatggacaaagaaaacagttcggtggctaccaggggaagggagtggagggtgggcacaagggggtGAAGAGGAGcatttatgtggtgacagacaagagataatgtacaactgaaatttcacaataaagtaaactattatgaactcaaataaaaaaatgaaataaatctaaTTTCTATTGGTGACAAGTCACAGGTATTGCTAATACCACTGTGGTGTGTTCTCTCCATTTGTAATagaaagaaatgctaaatttcagttagagaacagtgaaaataaagaagaattacACCCCCTGAAGACCCCAGATTAAGAATGTCTaatttagagccagccctgatggcctaatggttagagtttggtgcactccatgTTGGCGGCCCCAGTTCGGTtctgggcgtggaaccacacctcTTGTCAGTCAGTAGCtgggctgtggtggtggctcacatagaagacctGGAAGCACATACAACTTGAATATGCAACtttgtattggggctttgggaagaaaaaaacggaaaaaaaggaaaagattggcaacagatgttagctcagggcaaatctttcccagcaaaaggaaaaaaaaaaaaagaatgtctaaTTTAGAAAGATGCTATGCAGAGCCTCCTGAGGTCTTTCCCGGATGGAGGGAAGAAAACTAGGGTCTATTAAATGTTAAAAGAGAGGTAAGATCCACTTCTGGCGGATTCAAGGGAAGCAAGGGGGAATAATGGAGGCCCGAGTGGAGGCAGTAGCATTTGAGCTGGGCTGTCACGTCCTGCCAGGACTCAGGCGTGCAGAAACTAGGGTGGGAAAAGATATTCTGGGCAGACGAGAAGCAGAGGGACCCGGCCTGGGTGTGCCGTTTGGCAGGAAGGCGGGTAATGAGTTCCATACGTTAGTTTCCCCAAGGAGCACTTGATCATGACCGTCCTTTGCTTGCCGAGGCTCAGGAACAGTTTGGAGGTTCAGGCATCAGCAACCAGCCTACTCCAAGGCTCagcagccaggctgcctgggcttGCTGAGACCAGAGACCCACCTGGTCCTGGACGGGAGAGGGGTGCCACTCGAGTTGGGGGTGCTCAGAGACGAGTCCCAGCTGGCccactgctccccaccccacagcctgTTCAGGAAGATCCGCTCCCCCAGGGAAGCGTGGAGATGTGATTGTCAGGGTGGAggcatctttatattttatttccattatcaTAGCTTTAAAGTTGCTTAATATATTAATCCTTTTTGAAATAAGTTGGCTCTTAAGGGGAAAAGGTAACTGGCACTTTTGAGGTCTGCAGGAGCATGTTCACGCCTGCATCTCACTCTGCCCCTGCGAGGACTGTGTCATGGGATGAGAAATGGAATTTCGACAGGCTACATATCTTGCCGGCGGTCACATAACTAGTCCTGCGGAGGAGGCAGAATTTAAATCCAGAAGGTGCAACCTGAAAATAATCCTAAACCTCATATATGACCCTGTCTGGCTGcagtattactttaaaaaaaaaagtcaaacagaaGCAAAACAAACAGGCAAAAGCAGCCCAGCAAAGGAGAGTAATTGGCAAGCCACTCCAGCTTTGCTTGCATCTTGCAAGAAATTGAAGTGGGTTCCAAGCCATGTCCCACAGTAGCACATTTTCCTTTATGCTTTtggtgtactttaaaaaaattgatttttatttatttcaaaataatatattcaaagtatttaaaaagtaaacaagtccATGAGgcttataataacaaaaactgGCAGTCCCACCTACTCCAGCCTCTTGCTCCCAAGGACAACTGGTTTCAACTCTTTTAACTGTTTCTTTTAGCATTTACCTCCACATCGCTAAAGCACGTGCTTATAAGCCTTGAACATCTGTGTGGACGTTTGTGCTCATGTTTCTGGAGATTTAGATTCTTTATCACTTCTCTTTTGTGTTGAATTTCCTGTTGCTGGGATTCcaggttttcctttcccttcattgatttacttctttatttctgaaaagtgCGTCCTCTGGGAGCTTTCTGAGAATGGATGCGGAAGTGTCTGCAAGTGCCTTTGTTCAGGCTTCATCTTTGATTGACGGTTTGGCTGGGTATGGAATTCTAGAATGGAAATCCTTCCCCCTCAGAGTCTCAAAGGCATggctccactgtcttctagctCCCGGTCTCATGCTACTCGAAGCCACATTTCCTAGAGGCACCATGCTGctcccctccatcccttcctGCCTGGAGAAGAGCAGCCTCTTATTATCTTTACTCCTCACCTCTCCGGTGACCaactccccccacctccactgGCCCCCAAGGCCCTGAAGGCCCCTATCTTTTAGaatctctcctgccctcccctgcccttgTTCTGTCTATATGTGCTCATTCTCCTGACTCTGGCACACAGAAGCCCAGAAGCTGTGTGGAGTGGGGCAGAAATGCTGGAAACACCCATAGGCAACTCATGTGTCCCCTTTATAAATGTTACACCCCCAaatctatccttttttttttttaagattagccctgagctaacatctgccaccaattctcctcttttttgctgagggagactggccctgagctaacatccatgcccatcttcctctactttatatgtgggatgcgtgccacagcatggcttgccaagcagtccacacccgggatccgaactggtgcaccctgagccactgaagcggaacgtgcaaacctaaccgctgcgccactgggccagcccccaaatctatccttctttttccctctacACAAACGCAGTTTttctggagaggaggtggagtgTTCTGTCAGGACCAAGTGGACTGAGTGAATTTAATTTGAAGTAGCTTCCAAGAGATTTGTAAATGCTTGCCCCGCAGCTGCTGGAGAGGCACTGCTCCATGGCACACCCTATGAGGGATGGCAGCAGCCTCTCGTGCTACGTACATAAAGGTTAATAGTCATAACACAGAACACTCCCACAGAACAACATGGAAAGGACTAATGACCCGATGAAAAAGTAAATTCACAGAATAAATGACCCAAAACATTTTCCACCATGAAGGCAGAAAGGAGGTCATTCTTCCTTTCTCCGCTCTTTCAGAGGGTGGGCTCAGCCAGCTGGACATGTGTGTGGGGCTGGGACCGGGATCAGGAGGGATAGGTAGAATCTGTAGGACAGGGAAGCCAGCACTGAGGTCACCTGGTCAGCCCAGTCCTGCTTCCTGCCCCATCGGACCTTCAGCTCCTGCTGTTCAGCAAGGTCCCAACTGCCTCCTGCCACTGTCAGGCTGCCCAGTGTTGGAACCCCCTTCCCATGTCTGGGGAACTCCCCACCTTGGGAATCTTACTGGAAGCTCCTTGCCAAGGCTGCACCAGTGAGGCCTGGCTCCGCCCTTGGACAGAGAGCCACACGGCTGAGGAGCGAGGCCACAGGATAGAGTTTGCAACCATGGCTGCAGCCGGGGCCGGGTTACAATGTGGGAGAGAGATGTATTTTTtacaaatataac
Coding sequences:
- the TRIM47 gene encoding E3 ubiquitin-protein ligase TRIM47 codes for the protein MDGSGPFSCPICLEPLREPVTLPCGHNFCLTCLGALWPHRGAGGAGGPGGAARCPLCQEPFPDGLQLRKNHTLSELLQLRQGGGPGPARAPAPEPAAPSAPPSTPEPSAPCAPEPWPTGEEPVRCDACPEGAALPAALSCLSCLASFCPAHLGPHERSPALRGHRLVPPLRRLEESLCPRHLRPLERYCRVERVCLCEACAAQEHRGHELVPLEQERALQEAEQPKVLSAVEDRMDELGAGIAQSRRTVALIKSAAAAERERVSRLFAEAAATLQGFQTEVLGFIEEGEATMLGRSQGELRRQEEQRSRLSQARHKLSQVPEADSVSFLQELLALRLALEEGCGPGPGPPKELSFTKSSQAVRAVRDMLTAACSSQWEQLRGLGSDEDGLQKLGAEDAGSQDPDSTDPLESEAPRDYFLKFAYIVDLDSDTADKFLQLFGTKGVKRVLCPINYPESPTRFTHCEQVLGEGALDRGTYYWEVEIIEGWVSVGVMAEDFSPQEPYDRGRLGRNAHSCCLQWNGRSFSVWFHGLETPLPHPFSPTVGICLEYADRALAFYAVRDGKMSLLRRLKASRARRSGTPASPIDPFQSRLDSHFAGLFTRRLKPAFFLESVDAHLQIGPLKKSCISVLKRR